The Camarhynchus parvulus unplaced genomic scaffold, STF_HiC, whole genome shotgun sequence genome segment TATCCTAAATGATCCCTCCCAgatccccagtgctccccaaTGATCCCAAACAATCCctcccaccccaatcccaaatcacCCCCGGCCTTCCCAACCACACTTTTCCCTCACGAATGGAATTTTCCAAAATCCCAAcacctttccttcccctcaggGTTTTTCCAAGCCATGGATGTGGACCAGGACGGCGTCGTCACCTTCGACCTGCTGCAGGTACGGAGGGAGCTCAaggccttcctcctcctcttcctcctcctctccatccttctcttgcttttcctcCGCTTTCTtcaccctcccctgctccccttcctccctcaccctcctcctcctccttctccccagtGGCTCCAGCTCACCATGTTCGCCTGACCGGACCCTCCAAGTGCCTTCCACGACCCCGCGCcggtttttccctttttttggcttttttcgGCAGAAAAGGCTGGAtgggggggtggggtgggggtcACACAGGACCCCCCCCGAGCTTTGCCAAagccccctgtccctccctcacCTCACGCTCGGCCCTTTTGGGGCAAATCCTCCGGATTTTTGTGCCTCCTGTGCTGACGGAGCCCCGGGTCCGTCATCCTTCGCTTCAGGGATCTGCTGCCCCCGGGTGCCatcaagtgatttttttattgtataaattaaaaatgacataaaaaccaaagaaatattatttaagtCAAAACTCCTTTTTCTGGCAGTTCTTTCTGTCCCTCGAGGTGAGGGGGTGAGGGGATCTCAAGGCACTGCAACGTATCAGGTTtaggggttgttttggggttatagatcccagatttggggttaTATTCAcgtatttttgggatattttggtgGTTGTGACTTAAAACCTGAGGATGTCTTCTGGGCGGGGGGTGCAGGACGAGGCTGCCGTGACTCGGAGGGGATgagaagggcagggaggggacatcGGACCCGGAGCAGAATCCCCGGGGCAGGTGCGACCCCCGGGCCCAAGCAGGACCCTCCGCACCGGTTCCACCCCTCAGACCCGAGCAGGATCCCCCATTCCCGGTTCCACCCCTCAGACCCGAGCAGGATCCCCCATTCCCGGTTCTACCCCTCAGACCCGAGCAGGATCCCCCATTCCCGGTTCCACCCCCCCATTCCCGGTTCCACCTCTCATTCCCGGTTCGCCCCCTCAGGCCCGGTTCCATCCCCATTCGCGGTCCCGCTCCTCAGGCCCGGCCGGGCTCGATTCCCTCAGAGCCGCCTCAGCCCCGCCCCCTCAGCTTTCTGTGGGCGCGAATTTTCCCGCCCTTTTTTCCTCCCGCCCTTTTCCCCACCCACCCCATGGGCGGTGCTTGAAGCACGCTCGTCCCGCCCCTTTGCCCGCCCATCACGCGCCCATTGGTCCGTTCTGCCTAAATTTGAATAACGACGCCTTTTACCCCGCTTTTGCCACGCCTTTTGTCCTTATACGGCTTGGCCACGCCCTTCCCCTCACGGAGCTGCGCCCGCGCGGTTCGAGCGCGGCCATGGCGGAGCCGGGGATGGAGCCGGAGCGGGGCCCGGAGGCGGTGACGGCCGAGGcggtgctgagggagctgcggCTCTTCGAGCTGCGCTGCGAGGGCGAGGAAGTGCCCGACAAGCGTGAGGGCTCCGGGGGACGCGGCCTGTGGGGGAAGATGGGGGggcctggggaggaggaaggggtttgggggtgtcaggGGAGCTCTGAGGGGGGACTGGGGGTGTCCGAGGAGATCTGGGGGTGTCAGGGGAGGTTCGGGGGTATCAGAGGAGGTTTGGGGGTATCagaggaggtttgggggtgtcAGAGGAGGTCTGAGGGGGGTCTGGaggtgtcaggggaggtttgggggtgccTGGGGAGCTCTGAGGGGTAATTTCGTTCATGGGCGGCTGTTGTGGGGGCCAGGATTTTGGGACCTGCCGGGCTTTGGGGGGCACAGAGCATTGAGGGGGTGACTGGGGGGTACCCgaaggtttttgggggggatctCGGTGGGATTTGGGACCCCCTGAGCCCCAGTTCTCCCCTCAGTGGtggagctgtgcctgagccACGGGCTGGGCCCGGTGGCCTTGGCCAACGAGCTGCTGGCCTTCGTCACCAGCAAAGACCTGGACCTGCAGCTCACCCCCGAGGGCCTGGACGCCTTCGAGCACGAGGTGGGGGTCCCCAATTGCCCCTTGGATCCCCCGAAGCCCCGGCATGGCCGGGAGCACTCACCCCCTCCTTGCCCAGGTGCTGGCCAAGCGCGGCAGCCGCGGGCGGCGCGGGAGGGACGAGCGCCGGGGGCTCCTGCACGACATCCACTCGCTCCAGGGGCTGTATCCGCGCGTCCTGAGGGGATCCCGGGGAGATCCCAACATCCTGAGGGGATCCTGAGGATATCCCAACATCCTGAGGGGATCCCGAGCAGTTTTGGGGAGTCTGGCAGAAAATGGGGCCCCCTGAGCTGTCCCAGATCCCCAGGGCgaggctgggaatgggaggAATTCTCAGATTTTGGGCTTCACCCCAAACCTGGAGCGTTTTTACCTCTTTAACAAACACCAGCCtcgaggaggagcaggaggacgAGCTGCTGGACGCCTACACCACCCCATCCAAGGTGGGAATCACCCCAAATCCGCGGGGTTTGCCCTAAATCCAGCCCGTAaagttcatttttctgtgtctgttccCCGCAGGGCTCCCACAAACGCAGCAATTCCACACCTGAGACCCCCCGGGCCAAGCGGGCGCCCGCCTCCCGCAGCCCCTTCGCGCTCTTCTCCCCCGGCAGCTTCTCCCCAAGGTCACCGAGGGCTCCTAAATCACCTTCTtgccctcttcccttccctcctttcccctaAAATCCTAAATCGTTGTGGGAGTTGAGTTGGAGCATTTTAGCTCTGCAAATTTGGGAGGGATTGTTAAATTCCCCACTGAATTTGCAATGACAAAGCCTTTAAAGctacaaacatttatttttaaaataatcaacCCAAACTAAAATCCTAAACCGCTGTGGAAGTTGAAGCACTTTAGGAGCTCTGTAAATTCGGGGGAATTGTTCAATTACCTTGCAATTGCAAAGCCTTCAGAGCTACAAACATTTCCTTTGAAAGCCTCATTGATCAACCCAAACCACGGAGTTCACCCCCTCAAGCTCCGTTTTGTGCTGAGAACGGGGGTGacaaacaggagaaaaacccaaagagGGGAttagaaaaaggagaaaaacccaaaacccaaacaggggataacaaaaggagaaaaacccaaacagggGGTGacaaacaggagaaaaacccaaacagggattaaaaaaaggagaaaatgccCGGAATTTCGGGGTGGGACACCCCCAGACCTGGCTGACCCTTggctttctgctttgctgtccccgcagtgtcACCCCCTCCCAGAAGTACTCGGGCAGGGGGGGGCGGCAGGTCGCGGTCGCGCCGCACAGGGGTTCCGGCCGCCGCGGCctggagcggcggcggcggcggcggcgccctCCGAGCCTTTGGGGGCCCCGAGCAGAGCCTGAGCAAGCCCTACAAGTTCATGTTCCAGAAGGTTCTGGACGTCAGGGAAGGTGGGCACGGACAGcgggggcagggcagggggggtTGGTGACATCGGGGCACTGCAGGGGTTGGGGTCAGGGGTCACTGCAGGGTCAGGGGGTGTTTGGTgaccccagggcactgcaggggtTGGGGTCAGGGGTTGGGGTCAGGGGTCACTGCAGGGTCAGGGGGTGTTTGGTGACCCCGGGGGTCAGGGGTCACTGCAGGGTCAGGGGGTGTTTGGTGACCCCCGGGGGTCAGGGGTCACTGCAGGGTCAGGGGGTGTTTGGTGACCCCGGGGGGTCAGGGGTCACTGCAGGGTCAGGGGGTGTTTGGTGACCCCGGTGCCCCCCCAGCTCTGGCCCAGCGCGTTGAGGAGCTCGGGGAGGTTCTGCGCAGGCACCACGGCCTGGACGGGTTCAGCTCCGCCGTGCTCCCGGCGCAGGTGAGAGCCCAGCGCCCCTTCCTGGGGTGAAACCTCCCCGTTTTGGGTGAAACCTCCCCGTTTTGGGTTAAATAATTCCCCTGTTTTCTGTTAAATTCCCCCGTTTTGGGTTAAATTCCCCCGTTTTGGGTTAAATCCCCGTTTTGTGTTAAATCCCCTTCTTGGGGTGAAGCCCCCTGTTCTGAGGTTAACCCCCCCCTATTTTGGCTGAATCTCCcctgttttggggtgaatcttCTCTGTTTTGGGTTAAACCtcccattttggggttaaaCCCCCTGTTTTGGGTTAAACTCCCCCGTTTTGTGgtaccccccccccccattctGGGGTGAATTCTCCCCGTTTTGTGCTAACCCCCCCATTCTGGGGTGAATTCTCCCCGTTTTGTGCTAACCCCCCCATTCTGGGGTGAATTCTCCCCGTTTTGTGCTaacccccattttggggtgaattctcCCATTCTGGGGTGAATTCTCcctgttttggggtgaattctcCCCGTTTTGTGCTAACCCCCCCATTCTGGGGTGAATTCTCCCCGTTTGGGGCCGCAGGAGCCGGTGACGGTGCTGGGGCAGATCGGCTGCGATGGGAACGGGAAGCTGAACCCCAAATCcgtgctgctggtgggggacagggagcacTCGGGGGGGGCCCAGGTGCCCCTGGACCTCTCAGAGCTTCCAGAATATTCCCTGTTCCCAGGACAGGTGAGCCTTTGGCGGGgatcccccttttccccaatttccccccctttttccccaatccctgctccttttccccatttcttcccaatccctgcccctttttcccaatttctcccctttttccccaatccctgcccctttctccccattttccccccaattctCACCCCTTTTCCTCGATCCCTGCcccttttccccaatttcccaccctttttccccattttctccccagttCTCACCCTTTTTCCCAAtctcccccctttttcccccaatccCGCAGGTGGTGGCCCTGGAAGGCACCAACAGCACGGGCAGGAGGATGGTGGTGACCAAACTCTACGAGGTGAGCCCgaatttgggggcatttggggtggaattgggggatttggggtggaattgggggatttggggtggaattggggtttggggtggaattggaggatttggggtggatttggggggatttggggtggaattggGGTGGAATTGGGGCGTTTGGGGTGGaattggaggatttggggtagaactgggggatttggggcgtttggggtggatttggggcgtttgggggtggatttggggcgtttggggtggatttggggcgtttggggtggatttgggacgtttggggtggatttggggcgtttggggtggaattggggggatttggggtggatttggggtggatttggggcgtttggggtggatttggggcatttggggtggatttggggtggatttgggacatttggggtggatttggggcgtttggggtggatttggggcgtttggggtggatttggggtggatttggggcatttggggtggatttggggcatttggggtggatttggggcatttggggtggatttggggcgtttggggtggatttggggtggatttggggcgtttggggtggatttgggacatttggggtggatttggggtggatttggggcgtttggggtggatttggtgTTTGTTTCAAAGGGGTTtaatttggggtggatttggggtggatttggggcatttttggccattcctgcctttcccaggggGTCCCTCTGCCCTTCCACAGCCCCACGGAGCCCATGGCAGGTGAGCCCTttctgtccccaaatcccctttttctcccccaaatccttttctttccGTGCCCCAAATCCTCGGTTTTGTCCCCAAAGTTCCCTTTGGATTCcctctccccttttccttccccctccctgtccccaaatcccccaactaccccaaatccccttttcccctcaaaaactCCTtattcccccccaaacccccattttgAGATCCCAAATTTCGCTTTTTATccctaaatccccattttttccccccaaaccccattttttctccccaaatccccttttttccccaaaacctctttttttcccccaaaacccccatttttccccccaaaaacctcattttttctcccagaatccccttttcttttctccctacCCCCCGAtctttcctccccaaaccccaattttttccccaaaaaaaccctttttccccccaaaaccccatttttccccaaaaacccaattttttcctccccaaaaaaccccaattttttcctccccaaaccccaattttttcctccccaaaccccaattttttcccctaaaaccccaattttttccccaaaaaaccccatttttttttcctccccaaaccccaatttttccccaaaaaatcccatttttttcctccccaaacccccattttttccccaaaaaaacccctttttttttctccccaaaccccaattttttccccaaaaaccccaattttttccccaaaaaccccaattttttccccaaaaaccccaatttttccccaaaaaccccaattttttcccaaaaccccaattttttcccaatttttcccaaaccccaatttttccccaaaaaccccaattttttccccaaaaaaaccccaatttttccccaaaaaacccaatttttccccaaaaaaccccaattttttccccaaaaaaccccaattttttcccccccaaaaaccccaatttttccccaaaaaccccattttttccccaaaaaccccaatttttcccccaaaaagccacaattttttccccaaaaaccccaattttttccccaaaaaaacccaattttttccccaaaaaccccattttttttttccccaaaaaacccaatttttccccccaaaccccattttttttccctaaaaccccaattttttccccaaaaacccaatttttccccaaaaaaccccaatttttttcctccccaaaaccccaattttttccccaaaaacccccaattttcccccaaaaaaccccattttttccactttttcctccccaaaccccatttttccccagagcagaggctggtgctgctggcctgcGGCCCCTTCACGCCCTCGGACGGCGTCGCCTTCGAGCCCCTCGGGGACCTGCTGGCCGTGGTGGCGCGGGACCGACCCGACCTGTGCATCCTGGTGAGGGCAGCAGCCTCGTTAGCTCGAGCTTTAATTAAACTCACCCTCATTAACCCGAGCTTTAATTAAAATCACCCTCATTAACCCGAGCTTTAATTAAAATCACCCTCATTAACCCAGACCCGACCTGTGCATCCTGGTGAGGGCAGCAGCCTCGTTAACGCGAGCTTTAATTAAAATCAGCCTCATTAACCCGAGCTTTAATGAACCTCACCCTCATTAACCCGAGCTTTAATTAAAATCACCCTCATTAACCCGAGCTTTAATGAACCTCACCCTCATTAACCCGAGCTTTAATTAAAATCACCCTCATTAACCCGAGCTTTTAATTAACCTCACCCTCATTAACccggccctgcagcccccagagctcgGGAGGCTCCAAACCCCGCGAAGGTCCCATGAAAACCCCATTGCTGAACCCAAACCTCTCATTTTTCACCCTAAAAGTGCCCAAATCTCTCATTTTTCACCCTAAAAGTGCCTAAATCTCTCATTTTTCACCCTAAAAGTGCCCAAATCTCTCATTTTTCACCCTAAAAGTGCCCAAACCTCTCATTTTTCACCTAAAAGTGCCCAAACCTCTCATTTTTCACCTAAAAGTGCCCAAACCTCTCATTTTTCACCTAAAAGTGCCCAAATCTCTCATTTTTCACCTAAAAGTGCCCAAACCTCTCAGTTTTCACCCTAAATGTGCCCAAACCTCTCAATTTTCACccccaatccccaaaatccccatttctcaCCCCAAAGTGCCAGAAAATCTCAATTTTCACAGCAAACGCTGCCCTTGGCATTAAATCCTGATTCCCTCCCTGGGCACAAGGCATGGATTTCAgcaatttcccctttttggcctcattttgccccaaaattttggggctttgggCTCAAGCGTGGGGTTCATTGATGAGAATTGTTAACAACGATAATTTCGGGGATGATTTTTTTGCcgattttctccattttt includes the following:
- the POLA2 gene encoding LOW QUALITY PROTEIN: DNA polymerase alpha subunit B (The sequence of the model RefSeq protein was modified relative to this genomic sequence to represent the inferred CDS: deleted 3 bases in 2 codons); protein product: MAEPGMEPERGPEAVTAEAVLRELRLFELRCEGEEVPDKLVELCLSHGLGPVALANELLAFVTSKDLDLQLTPEGLDAFEHEVLAKRGSRGRRGRDERRGLLHDIHSLQGLLEEEQEDELLDAYTTPSKGSHKRSNSTPETPRAKRAPASRSPFALFSPGSFSPSVTPSQKYSGRGGRQVAVAPHGVPAAAAWSGGGGGGALRAFGGPEQSLSKPYKFMFQKVLDVREALAQRVEELGEVLRRHHGLDGFSSAVLPAQEPVTVLGQIGCDGNGKLNPKSVLLVGDREHSGGAQVPLDLSELPEYSLFPGQVVALEGTNSTGRRMVVTKLYEGVPLPFHSPTEPMAEQRLVLLACGPFTPSDGVAFEPLGDLLAVVARDRPDLCILFGPFLDAKHEQVESCQLLSPFSDVFRLCLRTIIEGTRSSGSQLVLVPSLRDVSHHFVYPQPPFSFPDLPKEDRARVLLVPEPCTLDIDGVVLGLTSTDLLLHMGAEEISSSSGLSDRFTRILRHVLTQRSFYPLYPPSEELNVDFEALGAFAALPVTPDVLVTPSELRFFIKDVLGCVCINPGRLTKGQAGGTYGRLLLRRDGRGDRTTDRTTDRTTDRPGDIARDNPGAAPRSSPCVAAQVVRI